The genomic region GTTAATCATACCCCGTAACCCTAACGAACTCATTTTATCGTTAGTCCAAATCTCAACAACTAAACTTTCTAACCTCAAACCCAGGAGATACGGCAATGCGATTCATGCTGCTCATGATTCCCCAAGGCTACGAAAACGCAGATCCAGGAGCGATGCCTGATGCTAAGGCGGTTGAAGCCATGATGAAATACAACGAAGCCCTGCAACAAGCTGGTGTACTCATTACCCTTGAAGGGCTTCACCCACCCTCAATGGGGGCGCGAGTCACATTCAGTGAAGGAAATCCTCAAGTGACGGAAGGAGTTTCCCCGGATGTAAAAGAGGTGCTGGGTGGTTACTGGATGATTCAAGTGAACTCGAAAGAGGAAGCGATCGCCTGGGCTGCTCGCTGTCCTGCCTCAGCCAACGAGACGATCGAAATCCGTCAGGTGCAGGAATTTGAAGATTTCCCTGAGGATGTTCAAGAAGCCACTGCTGAGTTCACAGAGTCATTTTCTAATACCACAACAGCAATAGAACAGACCCATACAGCCGAAGCTCAGATTCGCCAACTGATTGTCGAGCAACAGCATGCGATTTGCTCCAAAGACGTGGATCAAATCATGTCCTGCTATGCCGATGAGATCATTCTCTTTGATGTGAAACCGCCATTCCAGACCCAAGGCAAAGAAGCGGTTCGTCAGTTGTGGGAAGACAGTTTGCCTTATTTTCTAGATTCTTTCGAGATGGAAACCCGCGACCTCACCGTTACTGTGAATGACAACTTAGCAACTGCTCACTGGTTGTTTCGCTTTAAAGGGGAACAGGACCATCCCGCCACGCAAATGTGGATGCGCGCCACTGCCGTGTATCAGAAGCATCAGGGCAACTGGCAGATTTTACACGAACATATTTCGGTGCCATTTGATCCAACCACGGCTTAGGCAAGTCTCACCCTCAATCCATAAAAAATCCATTGGCTGTGACCAGGAAGTACCTATGAAAATCAATCCGTATCTCATGTTCAACGGCAACTGTGAGGCAGCATTTAAGTTCTATGAGCAATGTCTTGGTGGCAAAATCACCATGATGATGACCCACAAGGAAGCACCTTCGGCAGAAAATGTTTCACCGGAGTGGCATGACAAAATTATGCACGCTTGCCTTGATCTAGGAGATCGCCTGTTGATGGGATCTGACAGTCCACCTGAATATTTTGAACCTCCTCAAGGCTTCTATGTGCAGATGAGCGTTGCCGAACCAGCCGAAGCCGAACGGATTTTTCACACTCTGGCAGAAAACGGCAAAATCAAGATGCCGATCGCTCAAACCTTCTGGTCTGTTCGCTTTGGCATGGTAATTGATCAGTTCGGGACACCGTGGATGGTCAACTGTGAGCAAGTAGCTTGAGTCTTGAATCATCCTTCAACGGATACAACTACAACAAATTACACCCGAAAAAACCATGAGTACTCAAATCTTCGTCAATCTACCTGTTAAAAATCTCCAGCAATCGATCGAGTTTTTCACTCAGCTCGGCTTCCAGTTCAATCCCCAATTTACCGATGAAACGGCTACCTGCATGATTGTCTCCGAGACTATCTTCGTGATGCTCTTGACTCATGAAAAGTTCAAGACGTTTACACCAAACGCGATTTGTGATGCGACAAAAAGTACCGAAGTGTTGACGTGCTTATCTACAGAGAGCCGAGAGAAAGTTGACAAGATGGTTCGCAAAGCGATCGCCGCAGGTGGCACAACCTACAACGAACCTCAAGACCACGGGTTTATGTATGCACATGGATTTCAAGATTTAGATGGTCACATTTGGGAACTGGTGTACATGGAGCCCAGCGCAGTTGGTTAGGCTGAATTTGCTCAGGAATAGAAGTGTGAACCAACCCGAATGCGATCGCTATCCTCATTCGACCAGCGATGATGGGTGACAACAAATGACAAAGTACAAAGACGCGATCGATTTTAAGAGCGACGATTACCGAGTCTTGACTTCCCATATGTTGGGAAATGACGGGCAGCGGTATCACTTCATGACCGCTCATTATCGGCGAAAGCAATAAGACGTAACGTTCCGCTGATGAAACCAAATCCTGCACAAGGCTAAGCCAAAGTATGACATCCAGCATGGTTCGGAATAGTTGCTTATAGCTAAGGATGCGATCTACTTCAGCAGATATCTCTTCGAGATCGCTCATCATCCCCAAGAGCCAGGGCATCGCAAGTAATACCATTGTCGAAAAAAGTAGTCATGCGATGCCTAATGATTTGCTACTTAGGTGTCGCGTGGATCTTTCGTTTCCTGACTCTTGACAACTCGCGATTGCGCTTTCCCGCAAGGGAGATTTACAGGTAATCTCCTTTTGGTTCCGTTAATGGTTGCCTATTGTAGAAGATATACGTCGGGGTAACTACGCTATGCCTCACTTATCCAAGCGTCGCCAGCAGCAAGCACTGATCGCTAGTTTGATCCTCACGCTATCGATTGGCATCGCGCCTATGGCGCTGGCAAAATACCGTCCGCCAAAGCGTCCTTCGGCACCCGGAGGGACAGGAGCCAATACGATTCGGGCATACCGTCCGCCCAAGAATCCTTCGGCACCTAGAGAGACAGGAACCAATACAACTCGGGGGGATAATTGCGATCGCAAGGCGGAAGGTAAATTAACCCCCCTAGTACCGTTTAGCCATATTGGGCAGACGAGTTCCTCGCGTCCAACGTTCGTCTGGTTTGTGCCCGATCGTACTCCCCATCCGTTGCAATTCCGGCTGTTTACTCGCACGGGAAAACCGCTCTACAGAACCGAGCTGCAAAGTCAGTCGGGAATTATGCAGGTTACTTTGCCCGCAAATCTAGCCCCACTGACGATCGGACAAGCTTATCAGTGGCAGGTGGTGTTAGTTTGTGATCCGCAGGTTCCTTCGAGGAATGTGGTGGCGACGGCAGAAATCCAAGTGGTCGAGCCTGATGCATCGTTGCAGAATCAACTGGCTGCCGCGCCATCCCCCCAACAGCGGATCGATCTGTATGCCGAGGCTGGGCTATGGTATGACGCGATCGCAGTAGCATTCAAAGCCTCTGAGACTGCTCAAAATCAGTCAGCCGTGTTGGATTTGCTTGATTCTCTTGCCACTTCAGAAGTCCGTTTGGAAGCTCAACCGTTGCAGGAATGGAGCGATCGCCTGAGACAAATTGAAGCAATTGAACGCCAGCGCCAAGCCTCGCAAACCCCGTCTCCCAAACCTTAGAACCCATGAAACCTGCCCCCAAACAGATCAAATTAAGCAAACGTAAGGTGCGATCGCGTTTCCTCCTGCCCCTCGCCTTTTGCTTTTTGCCTGTTACCTGTCACCTGCCTCTCCATGCCCCCCCACCCGCTGTCGCTCAGACGATCGATGCCCGTAAAGCCGATCGCCTGTTCAATCAGGGGCTTCAACAATATCAGACCAGCCAATTTCAAGCAGCGTTGAATTCCTGGCAACAGGCACTGCAAATTTATCGCGCCCTTAATAATCGCCAACGGGAAAGCATGACCCTGAGCAGTTTAGGAGGCATTTACCGTGCTCTGGGCGACTATGCTAAAGCGATTGAGCATGGGCAGCAGAGTCTAGCGATTGCTCACGAAATCAAAAACCGTCAAAGTGAAGGTCTGGCGCTGAACAATTTGGGACTCGCTTACCTCTTTCGAGGTGATTATAACAAAGCGATTGAGTCTTTACAGCAACAGTTAGCGACCGTCCGCGAAATTAAAGACCGCCATGGGGAAAGTATGGCACTAGGCGGTTTAGGAGGCGCTTACCACTATCTAGGCAACTATGACAAAGCCATTGAGTACGGGCAGCAATACTTAGCTATTACCCGCCAAACTCAATACCGCCAGGGAGAAAGTGAGGCACTAGTTCTCTTGGGAAATGCTCATCACTCTCTAGGCAACTATGCCAAAGCCATTGAGTACGGGCAGCAGAGTTTAACGATCACGCGTGAAACTAAATACTGCCAAGGGGTAGCTGTGACGCTAGGTGGTTTGGTAGGTGCTTATCTCTATCTAGGCAACTATGCTAAAGCGATTGAGTATGGGCAGCAAAGTCTAGCGATCGCCCGCGAAATTAACTATCGCCGAGGAGAAGGTGTGGCACTAGGCAATCTAGGAACTGCTTACCGCTCTCTGGGCAACTACGTCAAAGCAATTGAGTATGGGCAGCAAAGTCTAGCGATCGCGTACGAAATTAAAGATCGCCAAGTAGGGGGTATAGCACTGGGCAATTTGGGAAGTGCTTACCTTAAACCGGGCGACTATGACAAAGCCATTAAGTATATGCAGCAACAGTTAGCCATTGCCCGTGAAATTGAGAACCGCCAAGGAGAAAGTGAGGCATTAGGCAGTTTAGGAGTCGCTTACATTGACATGGGCGACTATAACAAAGGTATTGAGTATACACAGCAATATTTAGCCATCGCTCGCGAAATTAGAGATCGCGCCGGGGAAGGTGTGGCACTGGGCAATTTGGGACTTGCTTACGGCTATTCGGGCAACGAGATCCAAGCGATCAAATATATTCAGCAACAGTTAGCTATTGCCCGCGATATTAAAGACCGCGAGAGGGTGGGGCTGGCACTCAACAACCTCGGAGTAGCGTTCTTGAGGGCTGGCAACCTCACAGAAGCCGAAAAAATGCTTACAGATGGGATTCAAGTTTGGGAATCGCTGCGGCAACTGCTCGGTTCCAACGATGCGAATAAAGTCTCCATCTTTGAAGGACAAGCTCGCACCTATCGAACCTTACAACAAGTCCGGGTGGCGCAAAATCAACCGATTGCTGCCTTAGAAATTGCCGAGCGGGGACGTGCCCGTGCCTTTGTCGATCTCCTGACCCTGCGCTTATCGCCTGGTTCTGCCAATCCAGCGATCGCCGCTGTTCCCAACCAGGAGCAGATTCGCCAAATCGCGAAAGTACAGAATGCAACTTTGGTGCAGTACTCCATTATTTACAACGACTTTGAAATTCAAGGAAAAACCGAACCGCGTGAATCTGCGCTCTACATCTGGGTGATTCAACCGACAGGCGAAATTACCTTCCGTCAAGTAGACCTCAAAACCCTTTGGCAACAGCACAAAGTCTCCCTAACCAACCCAGTCGTTTGCACGCAAGAATCCTTTGCTGTCCGCAGTCGCAGCAGCACGGGCTTGACCAAATGTCCAACCGACTTGACTTACCCACCCTGCATCAACTGTTGATTGATCCGATCGCCTCTCTGCTTCCCAAAGACCCCAACGCCTATGTCATCTTCATTCCTCAAGGCTCCCTCTTCCAGGTGCCTTTTCCTGCCCTGCAA from Trichocoleus sp. FACHB-46 harbors:
- a CDS encoding DUF1579 family protein, with amino-acid sequence MTKYKDAIDFKSDDYRVLTSHMLGNDGQRYHFMTAHYRRKQ
- a CDS encoding VOC family protein; the protein is MSTQIFVNLPVKNLQQSIEFFTQLGFQFNPQFTDETATCMIVSETIFVMLLTHEKFKTFTPNAICDATKSTEVLTCLSTESREKVDKMVRKAIAAGGTTYNEPQDHGFMYAHGFQDLDGHIWELVYMEPSAVG
- a CDS encoding YciI family protein, giving the protein MRFMLLMIPQGYENADPGAMPDAKAVEAMMKYNEALQQAGVLITLEGLHPPSMGARVTFSEGNPQVTEGVSPDVKEVLGGYWMIQVNSKEEAIAWAARCPASANETIEIRQVQEFEDFPEDVQEATAEFTESFSNTTTAIEQTHTAEAQIRQLIVEQQHAICSKDVDQIMSCYADEIILFDVKPPFQTQGKEAVRQLWEDSLPYFLDSFEMETRDLTVTVNDNLATAHWLFRFKGEQDHPATQMWMRATAVYQKHQGNWQILHEHISVPFDPTTA
- a CDS encoding VOC family protein, which translates into the protein MKINPYLMFNGNCEAAFKFYEQCLGGKITMMMTHKEAPSAENVSPEWHDKIMHACLDLGDRLLMGSDSPPEYFEPPQGFYVQMSVAEPAEAERIFHTLAENGKIKMPIAQTFWSVRFGMVIDQFGTPWMVNCEQVA
- a CDS encoding DUF928 domain-containing protein — protein: MPHLSKRRQQQALIASLILTLSIGIAPMALAKYRPPKRPSAPGGTGANTIRAYRPPKNPSAPRETGTNTTRGDNCDRKAEGKLTPLVPFSHIGQTSSSRPTFVWFVPDRTPHPLQFRLFTRTGKPLYRTELQSQSGIMQVTLPANLAPLTIGQAYQWQVVLVCDPQVPSRNVVATAEIQVVEPDASLQNQLAAAPSPQQRIDLYAEAGLWYDAIAVAFKASETAQNQSAVLDLLDSLATSEVRLEAQPLQEWSDRLRQIEAIERQRQASQTPSPKP
- a CDS encoding tetratricopeptide repeat protein, which codes for MKPAPKQIKLSKRKVRSRFLLPLAFCFLPVTCHLPLHAPPPAVAQTIDARKADRLFNQGLQQYQTSQFQAALNSWQQALQIYRALNNRQRESMTLSSLGGIYRALGDYAKAIEHGQQSLAIAHEIKNRQSEGLALNNLGLAYLFRGDYNKAIESLQQQLATVREIKDRHGESMALGGLGGAYHYLGNYDKAIEYGQQYLAITRQTQYRQGESEALVLLGNAHHSLGNYAKAIEYGQQSLTITRETKYCQGVAVTLGGLVGAYLYLGNYAKAIEYGQQSLAIAREINYRRGEGVALGNLGTAYRSLGNYVKAIEYGQQSLAIAYEIKDRQVGGIALGNLGSAYLKPGDYDKAIKYMQQQLAIAREIENRQGESEALGSLGVAYIDMGDYNKGIEYTQQYLAIAREIRDRAGEGVALGNLGLAYGYSGNEIQAIKYIQQQLAIARDIKDRERVGLALNNLGVAFLRAGNLTEAEKMLTDGIQVWESLRQLLGSNDANKVSIFEGQARTYRTLQQVRVAQNQPIAALEIAERGRARAFVDLLTLRLSPGSANPAIAAVPNQEQIRQIAKVQNATLVQYSIIYNDFEIQGKTEPRESALYIWVIQPTGEITFRQVDLKTLWQQHKVSLTNPVVCTQESFAVRSRSSTGLTKCPTDLTYPPCINC